In Spirosoma aureum, a single genomic region encodes these proteins:
- the eutC gene encoding ethanolamine ammonia-lyase subunit EutC: protein MNKPKKIATETDDWQALKSYTAARIALGRTGVSIPLRESLQFKLAHAHAKDAVYSCLDNSGLQEALADTELPIYSVYSQAANRDIYLQRPDLGRLLSEESARQLHDLNASPSQLSIIIADGLSASAVNTYAPLVIRNLIDAARLAGYTFAPITLVEQGRVAISDDIGHILQAQLVIMLIGERPGLSSFDSMGAYLTYAPQPGLTDERRNCLSNIRDQGLPPAVAVSKLMRLIDSAFRLQLTGVSLKDTDGSEPDRLPIG, encoded by the coding sequence ATGAATAAACCGAAGAAAATAGCGACCGAAACGGACGATTGGCAAGCCCTGAAATCGTACACAGCTGCCCGAATTGCCCTGGGCAGAACAGGCGTTTCAATTCCACTTCGGGAGTCTCTCCAGTTCAAACTGGCTCACGCCCACGCCAAAGACGCCGTTTATTCATGTTTGGATAATAGTGGTTTACAGGAAGCGTTGGCTGATACGGAATTACCCATCTACAGTGTTTATAGTCAAGCGGCAAACCGGGATATTTATCTACAACGGCCTGATCTGGGAAGGCTATTATCGGAGGAATCGGCCCGTCAGCTTCACGATCTAAACGCATCTCCTTCCCAGCTGAGCATCATCATTGCCGACGGGCTTTCGGCTAGTGCGGTTAATACCTATGCCCCCTTGGTTATTCGCAACCTGATCGATGCGGCACGGCTGGCAGGTTATACATTCGCTCCCATTACACTGGTCGAGCAGGGCCGTGTAGCGATCAGCGACGACATAGGCCATATTCTTCAGGCTCAGCTGGTTATTATGCTGATTGGCGAAAGGCCGGGTCTTAGTTCGTTCGACAGTATGGGCGCTTATCTTACCTACGCTCCCCAACCGGGTCTGACGGATGAACGCCGGAACTGTCTTTCCAATATCCGTGATCAGGGCCTCCCTCCTGCCGTGGCCGTCAGCAAGTTGATGAGGCTGATTGATTCGGCCTTTCGGCTACAACTTACCGGTGTTTCCCTGAAAGATACCGACGGCTCCGAACCGGATCGTTTGCCAATCGGGTGA